The Puntigrus tetrazona isolate hp1 unplaced genomic scaffold, ASM1883169v1 S000000283, whole genome shotgun sequence genome contains a region encoding:
- the LOC122333461 gene encoding carbohydrate sulfotransferase 15 isoform X1: MICEFMSSAVDLKHRSSRVRCSKVCGCILLLVFITASYLLSGERKTLRFSLVPLEEDLSEDALRDVVRSIAAEARFRARRLPDVRELMRLEKHMFSVVPRRFLPEVKNPCWLEELRGNVSTDPYGSNLFGRSFRQIQLIFERLSGSFEQRLTRHDGKPHRLRCLPYFYIIGQPKCGTTDLYERLRLHPDVRLTPPKEPHWWTRKRLGIIRSGERPHTLFPLDHYLDLFDPVALQILQGLLGNSSSSIITGEASASTMWDNNGWLYFHGNGSGAEPPSLIPDLIGALQPEARFIAILRDPVERLYSDYLYFGTSNKSALDFHQKVCESLRMFEGCLRDAGLRACVYNGTLNNAMSVRLQVGLYVVFLLDWLSVFSRDQLLVLRLEDHASHPALSMSRIFSFLRLGALSDHTHTQISERPASNSRRASDRDLGPMRAVTRELLTMFYSPFNQKLAEVLQDESFTWNTHSHTHTHSHTPDLRQPADRS, encoded by the exons ATGATCTGTGAGTTCATGTCCAGCGCCGTCGACCTGAAG CACAGATCTTCACGTGTCCGGTGCTCTAAAGTCTGCGGCTGCATCCTCCTCCTCGTCTTCATCACGGCCTCTTACCTGCTGTCCGGCGAGAGGAAGACTCTGCGCTTCAGCCTGGTTCCGCTCGAGGAGGACCTGAGTGAAGACGCCCTCAGAGACGTGGTCCGCAGCATCGCAGCTGAAGCGAGGTTCAGAGCCAGACGACTTCCTGACGTCAGAGAGCTGATGCGCCTCGAGAAACAC ATGTTCTCTGTGGTTCCGCGGCGCTTCCTGCCGGAGGTTAAGAACCCCTGCTGGTTGGAGGAGCTGCGTGGAAACGTCAGCACGGATCCGTACGGGTCAAACCTGTTCGGACGCTCCTTCAGACAGATACAGCTCATCTTTGAGCGGCTGAGCGGCTCGTTCGAACAGCGTTTAACACGGCATGATGGGAAACCTCATCGACTGCGCTGTCTTCCCTACTTCTACATCATTGGCCAGCCCAAGTGTGGCACGACGGACCTGTACGAGCGGCTGAGACTGCACCCGGACGTCCGGCTCACGCCGCCCAAAGAACCGCACTGGTGGACCCGGAAGAGGCTCG GAATCATTCGCTCCGGGGAACGTCCACACACTCTTTTCCCGCTGGATCATTACCTGGACCTGTTTGATCCAGTGGCCCTTCAGATACTGCAAGGCCTTCTGGGAAACTCCAGCAGCAGCATCATCACGG gcgagGCCAGCGCTTCTACCATGTGGGACAACAACGGCTGGCTGTATTTCCATGGCAACGGCTCAGGGGCGGAGCCTCCGTCACTCATCCCGGACTTGATTGGTGCTCTGCAGCCGGAGGCGCGGTTCATAGCCATCCTCAGAGACCCTGtggagag GCTGTATTCAGATTACTTGTACTTCGGCACGTCTAATAAATCTGCGCTGGATTTCCATCAGAAGGTGTGTGAGTCTCTGCGGATGTTCGAGGGCTGTCTGCGGGACGCCGGGCTCAGAGCGTGTGTGTACAACGGCACACTCAACAACGCCATGAGC GTGCGTCTTCAGGTGGGTCTGTACGTGGTGTTTCTTCTGGACTGGCTGTCGGTGTTTTCTCGTGATCAGCTCTTAGTCCTGCGTCTGGAGGATCACGCTTCTCACCCAGCTCTCAGCATGAGCAGGATCTTCAGCTTCCTGCGTTTAG GAGCGCTgtctgatcacacacacacacagatcagcgAGCGTCCGGCGTCTAACAGCAGACGTGCGTCCGACAGAGATCTGGGGCCGATGCGGGCGGTCACTCGAGAGCTGCTCACCATGTTTTACTCTCCGTTCAATCAGAAGCTGGCCGAGGTTCTGCAGGACGAGTCCTTCACGTggaacacacactctcacacacacacacactcacacacaccagacCTGAGACAGCCTGCGGACCGCTCCTGA
- the LOC122333461 gene encoding carbohydrate sulfotransferase 15 isoform X2, whose translation MRLEKHMFSVVPRRFLPEVKNPCWLEELRGNVSTDPYGSNLFGRSFRQIQLIFERLSGSFEQRLTRHDGKPHRLRCLPYFYIIGQPKCGTTDLYERLRLHPDVRLTPPKEPHWWTRKRLGIIRSGERPHTLFPLDHYLDLFDPVALQILQGLLGNSSSSIITGEASASTMWDNNGWLYFHGNGSGAEPPSLIPDLIGALQPEARFIAILRDPVERLYSDYLYFGTSNKSALDFHQKVCESLRMFEGCLRDAGLRACVYNGTLNNAMSVRLQVGLYVVFLLDWLSVFSRDQLLVLRLEDHASHPALSMSRIFSFLRLGALSDHTHTQISERPASNSRRASDRDLGPMRAVTRELLTMFYSPFNQKLAEVLQDESFTWNTHSHTHTHSHTPDLRQPADRS comes from the exons ATGCGCCTCGAGAAACAC ATGTTCTCTGTGGTTCCGCGGCGCTTCCTGCCGGAGGTTAAGAACCCCTGCTGGTTGGAGGAGCTGCGTGGAAACGTCAGCACGGATCCGTACGGGTCAAACCTGTTCGGACGCTCCTTCAGACAGATACAGCTCATCTTTGAGCGGCTGAGCGGCTCGTTCGAACAGCGTTTAACACGGCATGATGGGAAACCTCATCGACTGCGCTGTCTTCCCTACTTCTACATCATTGGCCAGCCCAAGTGTGGCACGACGGACCTGTACGAGCGGCTGAGACTGCACCCGGACGTCCGGCTCACGCCGCCCAAAGAACCGCACTGGTGGACCCGGAAGAGGCTCG GAATCATTCGCTCCGGGGAACGTCCACACACTCTTTTCCCGCTGGATCATTACCTGGACCTGTTTGATCCAGTGGCCCTTCAGATACTGCAAGGCCTTCTGGGAAACTCCAGCAGCAGCATCATCACGG gcgagGCCAGCGCTTCTACCATGTGGGACAACAACGGCTGGCTGTATTTCCATGGCAACGGCTCAGGGGCGGAGCCTCCGTCACTCATCCCGGACTTGATTGGTGCTCTGCAGCCGGAGGCGCGGTTCATAGCCATCCTCAGAGACCCTGtggagag GCTGTATTCAGATTACTTGTACTTCGGCACGTCTAATAAATCTGCGCTGGATTTCCATCAGAAGGTGTGTGAGTCTCTGCGGATGTTCGAGGGCTGTCTGCGGGACGCCGGGCTCAGAGCGTGTGTGTACAACGGCACACTCAACAACGCCATGAGC GTGCGTCTTCAGGTGGGTCTGTACGTGGTGTTTCTTCTGGACTGGCTGTCGGTGTTTTCTCGTGATCAGCTCTTAGTCCTGCGTCTGGAGGATCACGCTTCTCACCCAGCTCTCAGCATGAGCAGGATCTTCAGCTTCCTGCGTTTAG GAGCGCTgtctgatcacacacacacacagatcagcgAGCGTCCGGCGTCTAACAGCAGACGTGCGTCCGACAGAGATCTGGGGCCGATGCGGGCGGTCACTCGAGAGCTGCTCACCATGTTTTACTCTCCGTTCAATCAGAAGCTGGCCGAGGTTCTGCAGGACGAGTCCTTCACGTggaacacacactctcacacacacacacactcacacacaccagacCTGAGACAGCCTGCGGACCGCTCCTGA